CGACGAGCTCTCCTCCCAGTTCGCAGGCAGGCGCATCTCGGTCGCGATGGACGGCGTGATCGCAGAGGGCCCGCTGCTCTCCTCGCTCGCTCGTGCCCACTCCGTAGACTTCTCGATCATCCAGGGCGGTGTCGCGCGCGTGAAGAACCTGCCATACGGACAGCTCAGCCTTGCGCTGCACGGAGAAGATGCCGCGATCGATCGCTTCCTCGCCGAGCTCTCCACCCGGACGACGGTCACGACATGGTGACCGTCGCGCTGCTCGACCTCGATGTCGTGATCCCGAAGGTCGCGCGTGCCCTCGGTGAGACGTTGTTCATGGTGACGGTCGCCTTCTTCCTGGCATCCATCATCGGACTGATCCTCGGCATCTTCCTGTATGCGACGCGACCCGGCCAGCTGCTGCACAGCCGAGTGGTGCACACGATCCTGAACATCGTCGTGAACACGCTGCGCCCGATCCCGTTCATCATCCTGCTCATCGCGCTGACACCGCTGACCCGGGCGCTGATCGGCACGAGCATCGGGCCGGCCGCCGCGATCCTGCCGCTGACGATCGCGGCATCCGTCGGCATCGCGCGCGTCGCCGAGTCGAATCTCGTGGCGGTCGACCCCGGTGTCGTCGAGGCGGCGAAGGCATTCGGAGCCTCGCCGCTGCACATCCTGTTCGGCTTCGTGGTGCGGGAAGCCTTCGGCCCGCTGCTGCTCTCGCTGACGTTCATCTTCGTCGCCCTGATCGATGCGACAGCCGTCGCCGGCGCGGTCGGCGGTGGCGGGCTCGGAAACCTGGCCCTGACCTACGGCTATCAGCGTTTCGACTATGCGGTGATGATCCTGATCATCATCGTGCTGATCGCCCTGGTGCAGCTGGTGCAGTTCATCGGCAACCGCATCGCGCGACATTTCATCGACGGATGACGGCTGCGGTGATTCCATCTCCTCGCCGGATCGCGGTGGTCGGCGCTGGTGCTGTCGGGGCATCCGCCGCGGCGCGCATCGCCGAGCGCGGCATCGAGGTCGTGCTGATCTCGGCCGCCGCCGCAGGCAGCACACCGGTGTCGCGGGCGAGTTTCGCCTGGGTCAATGCGCACGGGAAACGGCCGGAGCAGTATCGAAGACTCAACGAGGACGGCCGCAGGGTGCACGCCGAGCGTTCGGATGCGCACGATACCGAGTGGTTCGCGCGGACCGGCGCCGAGATCGACGGCGTCCAGTACCCCGACGACGGATGGGTCGACACCAGTGCGTTCCTCGCCGCGCAGCTCGCCGATCTCCGCGCGGCCGGAGGAATGCTGCGTGACGGCATCGCCGCGGATTCGCTCGACCACGTGCGCGAACTCCTCGGTCCGGTCGACCTGATCCTCGTCGCCGCGGGGGCCGGCACCGCCGCGCTGCTGCGCACGGTGACGCCCTGCCCGCGGCTCGCGACGTCGGCGGGTGACGACGGCTTCCTCGCGAGGATCGACGTCGATGAGCACCCCCTCGACCGCATCCGCTCGCTCGCCGGTCTGCAGGTGCGCCCGGATGGTCCAGGGCGGATCGCGGTGCAGAGCCTCGGCATCGAGGCCGAACTGCGTCGCACCGGCGCCACGGCATCGGTCGGAACGGTCTGGCCAGCGTTGCGCGCCGAGATCGAGGGCGCACTGGGGTGGCGCATCCCCGAAGACGCGGGCGTCCGCGTCGACCACGCGATCCGACCCCACGCCGCCGACGGTCTGCCCTGCATCGGCCGCGTCACGCAGGATGTGTATGTCGCGCTCACGCACAGCGGCATCACCTTGGCGCCGCTGCTCGCCGAGCTGATCGCCCGAGATCTGCAGGGCGATCCCGACCCCCGCCTCGCCGCTTTCCGCCCCTGACCCGATCGGACACCCCATGACGGACACCGTCCTCACCTCGAGCGCCCTGCTGGCCGGACTCCCCGCGCGCCAGGGATTCGGCGACGCGACGCTCATCCGACTCGCCGCCGGATCGATCGACCTCGGCGGTGGCAACCCCGCGACCGATCTGCTCCCGCTCGACGTCTACCGCGATGCATTCCGAGAGGTGACCGAGAGCGACGGCTTCGCCCCGTTGCTCAAGTACTCGCCTGCGTCCGGCCTGCCGTCGCTCCGCGCGTCGATCGCCGCCCGCGAGGGCGTCGCAGCGGATCGTGTGCTCATCACGAACGGCGGCGCTCACGGCCTCGCGCTCGCCGTGCTCAGCCTCCTCGATCCCGGAGATGTGGTCGTCGTCGACGACCCGGTGTATCCGCTCTTCCTGCGCGTGCTCGATCTGATCGGCGTCGACGTCACCCCGGTGCGGGTGGGCGCCGACGGCATAGACACCGACGAGCTCGAGCACCGTCTCCGCGACGGCCTCCGTCCGAAGGCGCTGTTCACAGTGCCGACGTTCCAGAACCCGTCCGGCGTCACCCTGAGCGCTGAACGCGAGGCCGCCCTCGTCGCGCTCGCGGAGCAGTACGGCTTCGTGATCATCGCCGATGACCCCTACCGCGCCATCGCGTTCCCCTGGACCGAGGTTCCCGAGCGCAGCGCCTTCCGCGACTCCGACCGTGTGTTCGCCGTGAACACGTTCTCGAAGACGCTCGGCCCCGGCCTGCGCCTCGGATGGATCGTGCTCCCTGCCGCGATGTCGGAGCGCGTCACCTGGTTGCGCAATCGCCTCGACGGCCAGACCAGCGGCGTGCTGCAGGCCGTGGTCGATCGGATGCTGGCCGATGAGCGGTTCGACGCGTCGATCATCGCGGCCGGTGCGGGCTACGCCCGCAAGGCGGAGGCGCTGACGACGGCGCTCCGCGAGGAGTTCGCCGACGGGGTCGAGATCGCCGAACCGCAGGGCGGGTTCTTCACCTGGGTGCGGCTCGCGGGCGACATCGACTTCGCGCAGCTGTTCGAGCGATCACAGGATCTGGGCGTCACCTATCAGCGAGGGGAGTGGTTCGCCACGACCGGCGACGCGTTCCGAGGGTTCGCCCGACTGTCGTACTCGGAGGTGGGCGAGCATGACCTCACCGAGGGCGTCGCACGTCTCGCTCGGGCTTGGCGGGAGCTGACGGGCCGGGAATGACGTTCGAGCACGCGCTCTAGACTTGGGTCATGATCGACCTCGCTCTTCTCCGCGACCAGCCCGACCTCGTCCGCCGCTCGCAGGTGGCGCGCGGCCACGATGCCGCCACCGTCGACCAGGCGATCGATGCCGATCGATCGCGTCGGGCCGCCCTGAGCACGTTCGAGGATCTGCGTGCGGAGCAGAACGCTTTCGGCAAGCAGGTCGCCAAGGCGCCCAAGGAGGAGAAGGCTGCTCTGGTCGCCCAGGTGAAGGAGCTCGCCGAACGCGTCAAGCAGGCGCAGCAGGCGGCGAACGAGGCGGCGGATGCTGCGGCATCCGCCCTCGCCCTCATCGAGAACGTCGTGATCGACGGCGTGCCGGCCGGCGGCGAGGCGGACTTCGTCGAGCTGCGCCGCGTCGGCGAAGCACCGACCTTCGACCCGGCCTCCTTCCCGAACGGACCGAGGGACCACCTCGAGATCGGCGAACTGCTCGGCGCGATCGACATGGAACGCGGCGTGAAGGTCTCCGGCTCGCGGTTCTACTTCCTCCGCGGCATCGGTGCGCGCCTCGAGATCGCGCTGATGAACATGGCACTCGACAAGGCGTTGCAGAACGACTTCGTGCCGATGATCACCCCCACCCTCGTGCGCCCGGAGATCATGCAGGGCACCGGATTCCTCGGCGAGCATGCGGATGAGGTCTACCACCTCGACAAGGACGACGACCTCTATCTGGTCGGCACCAGCGAGGTCGCGCTCGCCGGATATCACAAGGACGAGATCGTCGACCTGACCGGCGGCGCACTGCGCTATGCGGGCTGGTCGACCTGCTACCGCCGCGAGGCGGGCTCCTACGGCAAGGACACCCGCGGCATCATCCGCGTGCATCAGTTCAACAAGCTCGAGATGTTCGTCTACACGACCCCGGAGGATGCCGAGGCGGAGCACCTGCGCCTCGTCGCCCTGCAGGAGGAGATGCTCACCTCTCTCGGACTGTCGTACCGGGTGATCGACGTCGCCGCGGGCGACCTCGGATCGAGCGCCGCGCGCAAGTACGACATCGAGGCGTGGGTTCCGACGCAGGATGCGTTCCGGGAGCTCACCTCTACCTCGAACTGCACCACTTTCCAGGCGCGCCGCCTCGATGTGCGGCACCGTCCCGAGATGGAAGACGGCGCGACTGCGAAGACGCAGCATGTCGCAACGCTGAACGGCACTCTCGCGACGACGCGTTGGATCGTGGCGTTGCTCGAGACTCACCAGCAGCCCGACGGCTCCGTGCTCGTTCCAGAGGCGCTGCGGCCCTACCTCGGCGGGCTGGAAGTGCTGGAGCCGACGCTGCGACAGGCCCAGGGCTCGGTTCGGCAGGCAGTGAAGTGACGACTGCCTGGCTCGTCGGCCTCGACGTCGACGGCACGATCATCCTGCAGGACGAGACCATGAGCCCCGGCGTACCTAAGGCGGTCGCGCGCGTGCGCGACGCCGGTCACTTCGTGACGATCGCCACCGGGCGCAGCTGGATGGCCACCGAGCGCTGGGTCGACGCACTCGAGATCACGCCGGAGTTCGTGGTGTGCTCCAATGGCGCTGTCACGATGCGTCGCGTGGGCGACGCGTGGGAACGCTGGCACGTCGAGACGTTCGATCCGACGGCGGTGCTCGCGCTGCTGACCGAGCGACTGCCGGAGGCGCACTACATGGTGGAACTCGCGACAGGGCAGCGCCTCTTCACTGGTGAGCTCGATGACTGGACGCTCAACGGCGGGCGCTTGGTCGAGCTCGACGAACTCGGCGCTGAGCCGGTGTCGCGCGTGGTCGTGGTGTCACCGGGCCACAGCGAGGACGACTTCCACCGGCTGGTGGCGGATGCCGGACTCAATGAGGTCTCGTATGCCATCGGCTGGACCGCGTGGCTCGACATCGCGCCGCAGGGCGTTGACAAGGGGACGGCACTGGAGCGCGTCCATGCCGAACTCGGCATGGAAGGCGGCAACGTGTTCGTCGCCGGAGACGGTCGCAACGACCTGGGGATGTTCGGCTGGGCCCTCGGCGTCGGCGGCCGCGCGGTGGCGATGGGCCAAGCGGTCGACGAGGTCAAGGAAGCTGCAGGCGAGGTGACCGGAGACGTCGCCGACGGCGGACTCGCGACCGCCCTGGAATCGCTGCTGGGGTCGTCCAGCGGTCCCTCAGGTGGGGACGAGAGAATGAAACCGGCTAGACTCGACCACTGATCGACGGATTCGTCCGTCGATGGAGGGTTGTCCGAGTGGCCGATGGAGCTGGTCTTGAAAACCAGTGGGCAGAGATGTCTCGTGGGTTCGAATCCCACACCCTCCGCAGATACCTGACT
The DNA window shown above is from Microbacterium murale and carries:
- a CDS encoding HAD family hydrolase, whose translation is MTTAWLVGLDVDGTIILQDETMSPGVPKAVARVRDAGHFVTIATGRSWMATERWVDALEITPEFVVCSNGAVTMRRVGDAWERWHVETFDPTAVLALLTERLPEAHYMVELATGQRLFTGELDDWTLNGGRLVELDELGAEPVSRVVVVSPGHSEDDFHRLVADAGLNEVSYAIGWTAWLDIAPQGVDKGTALERVHAELGMEGGNVFVAGDGRNDLGMFGWALGVGGRAVAMGQAVDEVKEAAGEVTGDVADGGLATALESLLGSSSGPSGGDERMKPARLDH
- a CDS encoding aminotransferase-like domain-containing protein; its protein translation is MTDTVLTSSALLAGLPARQGFGDATLIRLAAGSIDLGGGNPATDLLPLDVYRDAFREVTESDGFAPLLKYSPASGLPSLRASIAAREGVAADRVLITNGGAHGLALAVLSLLDPGDVVVVDDPVYPLFLRVLDLIGVDVTPVRVGADGIDTDELEHRLRDGLRPKALFTVPTFQNPSGVTLSAEREAALVALAEQYGFVIIADDPYRAIAFPWTEVPERSAFRDSDRVFAVNTFSKTLGPGLRLGWIVLPAAMSERVTWLRNRLDGQTSGVLQAVVDRMLADERFDASIIAAGAGYARKAEALTTALREEFADGVEIAEPQGGFFTWVRLAGDIDFAQLFERSQDLGVTYQRGEWFATTGDAFRGFARLSYSEVGEHDLTEGVARLARAWRELTGRE
- a CDS encoding methionine ABC transporter permease encodes the protein MVTVALLDLDVVIPKVARALGETLFMVTVAFFLASIIGLILGIFLYATRPGQLLHSRVVHTILNIVVNTLRPIPFIILLIALTPLTRALIGTSIGPAAAILPLTIAASVGIARVAESNLVAVDPGVVEAAKAFGASPLHILFGFVVREAFGPLLLSLTFIFVALIDATAVAGAVGGGGLGNLALTYGYQRFDYAVMILIIIVLIALVQLVQFIGNRIARHFIDG
- a CDS encoding FAD-dependent oxidoreductase; this translates as MTAAVIPSPRRIAVVGAGAVGASAAARIAERGIEVVLISAAAAGSTPVSRASFAWVNAHGKRPEQYRRLNEDGRRVHAERSDAHDTEWFARTGAEIDGVQYPDDGWVDTSAFLAAQLADLRAAGGMLRDGIAADSLDHVRELLGPVDLILVAAGAGTAALLRTVTPCPRLATSAGDDGFLARIDVDEHPLDRIRSLAGLQVRPDGPGRIAVQSLGIEAELRRTGATASVGTVWPALRAEIEGALGWRIPEDAGVRVDHAIRPHAADGLPCIGRVTQDVYVALTHSGITLAPLLAELIARDLQGDPDPRLAAFRP
- the serS gene encoding serine--tRNA ligase translates to MIDLALLRDQPDLVRRSQVARGHDAATVDQAIDADRSRRAALSTFEDLRAEQNAFGKQVAKAPKEEKAALVAQVKELAERVKQAQQAANEAADAAASALALIENVVIDGVPAGGEADFVELRRVGEAPTFDPASFPNGPRDHLEIGELLGAIDMERGVKVSGSRFYFLRGIGARLEIALMNMALDKALQNDFVPMITPTLVRPEIMQGTGFLGEHADEVYHLDKDDDLYLVGTSEVALAGYHKDEIVDLTGGALRYAGWSTCYRREAGSYGKDTRGIIRVHQFNKLEMFVYTTPEDAEAEHLRLVALQEEMLTSLGLSYRVIDVAAGDLGSSAARKYDIEAWVPTQDAFRELTSTSNCTTFQARRLDVRHRPEMEDGATAKTQHVATLNGTLATTRWIVALLETHQQPDGSVLVPEALRPYLGGLEVLEPTLRQAQGSVRQAVK